One genomic segment of Besnoitia besnoiti strain Bb-Ger1 chromosome VII, whole genome shotgun sequence includes these proteins:
- a CDS encoding longevity-assurance protein (LAG1) domain-containing protein (encoded by transcript BESB_078310) produces MTPAPFMPLSEELSRYQEIYRAPDGTLVRFALSYVEQVKAKIASGEDGYSIVDLYLLNPTLDWRDASYILWTVFALCCIRFAVSGLMTPAWKKRFSVFKFIAGKLGCVKRGKLCKFAENFWYALWHSTSLVWGASLLIEEAGTAEEPGWSRMMFEQPDGRWFWIATAAEHSQGSVGWPLLLPSAPMRFYYLTQIAFWTSCLLFLRFETRRSDFIVFIIHHVATIGLVAFSYASSYWRVGLVILVLHDWVDVLLYWSKCLQYSYIRPVVTDCSFVLFVISYLVARLLLFPFYCVWPTIDSSYTSRITNGRIENHYSYPGGVLLPIFLSVLVALHVYWFGLIIRMVAKVLNDRRQGATEMSGDIRSDEESDSAESSSEEKRKGE; encoded by the exons ATGACGCCCGCCCCGTTCATGCCTCTGAGCGAGGAGCTCAGCCGCTACCAGGAAATATACAGAGCTCCAGACGGAACCTTGGTGCGCTTTGCGCTGTCTTACGTCGAGCAAGTGAAGGCGAAGATCGCCAGCGGAGAAGATGGATACTCAATTGTCGATCTCTATCTGCTCAACCCCACCCTCGACTGGCGAGACGCCTCCTACATTCTCTGG ACGGTTTTCGCGCTCTGCTGCATTCGGTTCGCCGTGAGCGGATTGATGACGCCGGCGTGGAAGAAACGCTTTTCGGTCTTTAAGTTCATCGCCGGCAAGCTCGGCTGCGTGAAACGCGGAAAACTGTGCAAGTTCGCGGAGAATTTTTG GTATGCCCTCTGGCACAGCACGTCTCTTGTTTggggcgcgtcgctgcttaTCGAGGAAGCGGGCACGGCAGAGGAGCCGGGATGGAGTCGCATGATGTTTGAGCAGCCTGACGGACGGTG GTTTTGGATCGCCACGGCCGCTGAACACTCGCAGGGGTCGGTCGGGTGGCCGTtgctgctgccgtcggcgccgaTGCGCTTCTACTATCTGACGCAGATCGCCTTCTGGACCTCGTGCCTGCTGTTCCTTCGCTTCGAGACTCGCCGCTCGGATTTTATCGTCTTCATCATCCACCACGTCGCGACGATCGGCCTAGTAGCCTTCTCGTACGCCTCCTCGTACTGGCGCGTCGGGCTG GTGATTCTGGTGCTTCACGACTGGGTGGACGTCCTCCTGTACTGGAGCAAGTGTCTGCAGTATTCGTACATCAGGCCCGTCGTGACGGACTGCAGCTTCGTGCTTTTCGTCATCTCGTacctcgtcgcgcggcttctcctcttccccTTCTACTGCGTCTGGCCGACTATCGACTCCTCGTACACGTCGCGCATCACCAACGGCCGCATCGAAAACCACTACTCCTACCCCGGCGGCGTCTTGCTCCCCAtcttcctctccgtcctcgtg GCACTCCACGTCTACTGGTTTGGACTCATCATCCGCATGGTCGCGAAGGTTCTCAACGACAGACGCC agggAGCAACGGAGATGAGCGGAGACATtcgcagcgacgaggagagcgacagcgcggaGTCCTCGTCggaggagaagcggaaggGCGAATAA
- a CDS encoding hypothetical protein (encoded by transcript BESB_078300), which produces MSEKAKNSQSPLSPLLCPKLGPPVPTRARRLAPVVLCCSTEDWRRSEDAPAGAFTSQGTGDAEFFGGGASRLACLQQTAFLPSLDAAAALAGSLAVSVLSSSLPSGVFFESFPPVVGALIEPGASRASAPAAQAAVRAAALGALLGLVAAGLLWRHRVTDELLATATALERGKRAYRASPDALVRVDLSGVLSECLQRLFFSTLLRAALQGSLATASSPPTASPAEETRAESLEPERGPRLPSSAALADSARLLSKALQRLAVFDSRVALAILEPLCDILLACCRCEGDSCSGAGGKLGGSDPRASPPAPCVAPPTRRQASRGRPKRKAKTICVALAF; this is translated from the exons ATGTCTGAGAAAGCCAAGAATTCACAGtctcctctttcgcctctgctctGCCCGAAGCTGGGACCACCCGTTCCAACTCGAGCAcgccgcctggcgcccgTCGTTCTCTGCTGCTCGACGGAGGATTGGAGGCGAAGTGAGGAC gcccctgccggcgccttcACTTCCCAAGGTACTGGCGACGCGGAGTTTTTCGGAGGTGGAGCCAGCCGCCTGGCGTGCCTTCAGCAGACGGCCTTCCTCCCGTCGctcgacgcagccgcggctctcgcgggcTCCCTCGCAGTTTCTGTCCTCTCGTCGTCTCTTCCGtctggcgtcttcttcgagTCCTTCCCTCCAGTCGTGGGCGCGCTCATCGAGCcaggcgcctcccgcgcctctgcgccggcggcgcaggccgcagtccgcgcggcggcgctcggcgcgctgctaggcctcgtcgccgcggggctgCTCTGGCGGCACCGCGTCACCGACGAGCTCCTGGCGACTGCCACGGCACTGGAGCGTGGAAAGCGGGCATACAGAGCGTCGCCTGACGCACTCGTTCGCGTCGATCTGTCCGGCGTCCTTTCAGAGTGCCTGCAGAGACTTTTCTTCTCGAcgctccttcgcgccgccctccaggggtcgctcgcgaccgcgtcgtcgcctccgacCGCCTCTccagcggaggagacgcgcgcggagagcttggagccagagagaggcccccggctgccgtcgtccgccgcaCTAGCGGACTCTGCTCGCCTGCTCTCCAAGGCTCTCCAGCGACTCGCCGTCTTCGacagccgcgtcgcccttgCGATTCTGGAGCCCCTGTGCGACATTCTCCTcgcgtgctgccgctgcgagggAGACAGCTGCTCAGGCGCCGGAGGAAAGCTCGGAGGAAGCGAtccgcgtgcgtcgcctccggctcCATGCGTGGCGCCACCCACACGCAGACAGGCGAGCAGAGGCCGACcgaagagaaaagcgaagaCGATCTGCGTCGCACTTGCATTTTGA